A stretch of Lolium rigidum isolate FL_2022 unplaced genomic scaffold, APGP_CSIRO_Lrig_0.1 contig_19763_1, whole genome shotgun sequence DNA encodes these proteins:
- the LOC124680546 gene encoding uncharacterized protein At4g15970-like encodes MGKAMVAEATARQAASFVLGAAAALTVVMLVQYRAPAAGLSRARTHGQFSGWRSLDHRRLNGTAGLTDHQAPVVVAGEGHHVHHANATLKANSTRTRASHLPIADHEEEEAEEFRGLAAAVARAATDDRTVIITCVNQAWAAPGSLLDLFLESFRIGDGTSRLLPHVLVVAMDPAAHARCQAVHRHCYHYTMPGLNINFTSAKFFGSKEWLELVWSKVKLQRRILELGYGFLFTDVDIMWFRDPFKHVTAYADMTVSSDVYFGDPDRLSNFPNTGFFHVKPNARTIAMTRLWHDSRGKYPGANEQPVFNMIKKQLVAKLGLRLRYLDPAHVGGFCSYGKDLGKIVTMHANCCVGLKNKMRDLRTVLDDWKNYTRLPHWEKHRAKWTVPGACIK; translated from the exons ATGGGGAAGGCCATGGTCGCGGAGGCCACGGCACGGCAGGCGGCATCTTTCGTCCTCGGAGCCGCCGCGGCCCTCACCGTCGTCATGCTCGTCCAGTACCGGGCACCGGCGGCGGGGCTCAGCCGCGCCAGGACGCACGGCCAGTTCTCCGGGTGGAGATCATTAGACCACCGCCGTCTCAACGGCACAGCAGGACTTACTGATCATCAGGCTCCGGTTGTGGTTGCAGGAGAAGGCCATCATGTTCATCATGCTAACGCCACGCTGAAGGCCAATTCAACTAGGACTCGTGCAAGTCATCTTCCCATCGCAGATCACGAAGAAGAG GAAGCGGAGGAGTTCCGGGGGCtagcggcggcggtggcacggGCGGCGACGGACGACCGGACGGTGATCATCACGTGCGTGAACCAGGCGTGGGCGGCGCCAGGCTCCCTGCTCGACCTCTTCCTCGAGAGCTTCCGCATCGGCGACGGCACGTCCCGGCTCCTCCCGCACGTGCTCGTCGTCGCCATGGACCCGGCCGCGCACGCCCGGTGCCAGGCCGTGCACCGCCACTGCTACCACTACACCATGCCGGGCCTCAACATCAACTTCACCTCCGCCAAGTTCTTTGGCTCGAAAGAATGGCTGGAGCTGGTCTGGAGCAAAGTCAAGCTTCAGCGCCGGATCCTCGAGCTCGGCTACGGGTTCCTCTTCACCGACGTCGACATCATGTGGTTCCGCGACCCGTTCAAGCACGTGACGGCGTACGCCGACATGACCGTCTCCTCCGACGTCTACTTCGGCGACCCGGACAGGCTCAGCAACTTCCCCAACACGGGCTTCTTCCACGTGAAGCCGAACGCTCGGACGATCGCCATGACCAGACTATGGCACGACTCCAGGGGGAAGTACCCGGGCGCCAACGAGCAGCCGGTGTTCAACATGATCAAGAAGCAGCTGGTGGCGAAGCTCGGGCTCCGGCTGCGGTACCTGGACCCGGCGCACGTCGGCGGGTTCTGTAGCTACGGGAAGGATCTGGGGAAGATTGTGACGATGCACGCGAATTGCTGCGTTGGGTTGAAGAACAAGATGAGGGATCTGAGGACCGTGCTGGATGATTGGAAGAATTATACCCGGTTGCCGCACTGGGAGAAGCACCGGGCCAAGTGGACTGTGCCCGGCGCCTGCATCAAGTGA